A genomic window from Cotesia glomerata isolate CgM1 linkage group LG7, MPM_Cglom_v2.3, whole genome shotgun sequence includes:
- the LOC123268500 gene encoding poly(A) polymerase type 3 isoform X2 — MWSTQGNNNVSNNTVTSTTAATSNTSPNSRSLGMTSAISVAEPKPSDLARTNELREALKPYNVFESDEELHHRMEILSKLNALVKQWIKETSVARNMPPNIAENVGGKIYTFGSYRLGVHHKGADIDALCVVPRHIYRSDYFTSFFDLLKQQKEVTDLRAVEEAFVPVIKMNFDGIEIDMLFAKLALKEIPDTMDLRDDMLLKNLDQKCVRSLNGCRVTDEILRLVPNIENFRLALRAIKLWAKRHGIYSNVLGYLGGVSWAMLVARTCQLYPNAVAATLIEKFFLVFSRWQWPQPVLLKQPDNVNFGFPVWDPRVNIADRHHLMPIITPAYPQQNSTFNVSVSTRTIMQEAFEAGLSATEQIIMGKATWDKLFEPPNFFCKYKHYIVLLAKSASAEDQLEWCGLVESKIRHLIGTLERNQHITLAHVNPEGFPPLNPEESRYCSMWFIGLLFAKSENLNVDLTYDIKSFVDSIEKQAEQLNMLKAGMFIEAKHVKRKELHHYVSPKLLKRERKISGARNGNISGISPRSQELLKKRRSDPNADSEGKKRRIVDGEQPMSQGDDSNSLVDGCDDSNSGFSLDEYKQSLSTGKDETSNSGSTTSTSSATPAATKPPVVQEVCT, encoded by the exons atgtggtCGACGCAAGGAAATAATAATGTTTCAAACAACACAGTCACAAGCACGACAGCAGCTACGTCAAATACGTCGCCAAATTCGCGGTCACTTGGAATGACATCAGCTATAAGTGTCGCTGAACCTAAACCAAGTGATTTAGCGCGAACTAATGAATTAAGAGAAGCTCTTAAACCTTACAATGTATTCGAATCCGATGAAGAGCTGCACCATCGAATGGAAATATTGAGTAAATTAAACGCACTGGTTAAACAATGGATCAAAGAGACGAGTGTTGCTAGAAATATGCCGCCAAATATTGCTGAAAATGTTGGTGGTAAAATTTACACTTTTGGGTCTTATAGATTAGGTGTACACCATAAAGGTGCTGATATCGATGCGCTGTGTGTTGTACCACGTCATATTTATAGATCAGATTACTTTACCTCATTTTTTGACTTACTTAAACAACAGAAGGAAGTTACTGATTTAAGAGCTGTAGAAGAAGCTTTTGTACCAGTTATTAAAATGAACTTTGATGGCATCGAAATCGATATGTTGTTTGCTAAATTGGCGCTCAAAGAAATACCAGATACtatg gatTTGAGGGATGATATGTTATTGAAGAATTTAGACCAGAAATGTGTAAGAAGTCTTAACGGTTGTCGTGTTACAGATGAAattctgcgactagttccgAACATAGAAAACTTCAGATTAGCACTTCGTGCTATCAAATTATGGGCAAAAc GACATGGAATTTACAGTAATGTCTTAGGATATCTTGGTGGTGTATCTTGGGCGATGCTTGTCGCAAGAACATGTCAATTATATCCAAATGCAGTAGCAGCAACacttattgaaaaattctttttagtATTTTCACGGTGGCAGTGGCCGCAACCAGTATTGCTTAAGCAACCTGACAATGTTAATTTTGGTTTTCCTGTTTGGGATCCAAGG gtAAACATAGCAGACCGACATCATTTAATGCCCATCATAACTCCAGCGTATCCTCAACAAAATTCGACTTTTAACGTATCTGTGTCGACAAGAACGATAATGCAGGAAGCATTTGAAGCTGGTCTATCGGCTACAGAACAAATAATCATGGGAAAAGCAACGTGGGATAAATTATTCGAGCCACcaaatttcttttgtaaataCAAACATTACATTGTACTACTGGCAAAAAGTGCCAGCGCAGAAGATCAACTCGAGTGGTGTGGACTTGTTGAATCTAAAATTCGTCATTTAAtag gtACATTGGAGAGAAATCAACACATTACATTGGCACACGTTAATCCAGAAGGATTTCCACCTTTGAATCCTGAAGAAAGTCGCTATTGTTCAATGTGGTTCATTGGATTACTTTTCGCTAAGTCGGAAAATCTCAATGTCGATCTCACTTATGatattaaatcatttgttGACTCAA ttgaGAAGCAAGCTGAACAATTGAATATGTTGAAAGCCGGTATGTTTATAGAAGCAAAACACGTGAAACGAAAGGAATTACATCATTATGTATCACCCAAGTTATTGAAACGTGAACGAAAA ATCTCTGGTGCCCGGAATGGTAATATAAGTGGAATATCTCCAAGAAGTCAAGAGCTCTTGAAGAAACGTCGTTCTGATCCAAATGCTGACTCGGAAGGAAAGAAACGCCGTATCGTCGATGGTGAACAACCTATGTCTCAA GGAGATGATAGCAACTCGCTGGTTGACGGCTGTGATGACAGTAATTCTGGATTTAGTTTGGACGAATATAAGCAAAGTTTGTCAACAGGAAAGGAT GAAACATCAAACTCTGGTTCAACTACGTCAACATCTTCAGCAACTCCAGCAGCAACAAAGCCGCCGGTAGTTCAAGAAGTATGTACTTGA
- the LOC123268500 gene encoding poly(A) polymerase type 3 isoform X1: MWSTQGNNNVSNNTVTSTTAATSNTSPNSRSLGMTSAISVAEPKPSDLARTNELREALKPYNVFESDEELHHRMEILSKLNALVKQWIKETSVARNMPPNIAENVGGKIYTFGSYRLGVHHKGADIDALCVVPRHIYRSDYFTSFFDLLKQQKEVTDLRAVEEAFVPVIKMNFDGIEIDMLFAKLALKEIPDTMDLRDDMLLKNLDQKCVRSLNGCRVTDEILRLVPNIENFRLALRAIKLWAKRHGIYSNVLGYLGGVSWAMLVARTCQLYPNAVAATLIEKFFLVFSRWQWPQPVLLKQPDNVNFGFPVWDPRVNIADRHHLMPIITPAYPQQNSTFNVSVSTRTIMQEAFEAGLSATEQIIMGKATWDKLFEPPNFFCKYKHYIVLLAKSASAEDQLEWCGLVESKIRHLIGTLERNQHITLAHVNPEGFPPLNPEESRYCSMWFIGLLFAKSENLNVDLTYDIKSFVDSIEKQAEQLNMLKAGMFIEAKHVKRKELHHYVSPKLLKRERKALSQISGARNGNISGISPRSQELLKKRRSDPNADSEGKKRRIVDGEQPMSQGDDSNSLVDGCDDSNSGFSLDEYKQSLSTGKDETSNSGSTTSTSSATPAATKPPVVQEVCT; encoded by the exons atgtggtCGACGCAAGGAAATAATAATGTTTCAAACAACACAGTCACAAGCACGACAGCAGCTACGTCAAATACGTCGCCAAATTCGCGGTCACTTGGAATGACATCAGCTATAAGTGTCGCTGAACCTAAACCAAGTGATTTAGCGCGAACTAATGAATTAAGAGAAGCTCTTAAACCTTACAATGTATTCGAATCCGATGAAGAGCTGCACCATCGAATGGAAATATTGAGTAAATTAAACGCACTGGTTAAACAATGGATCAAAGAGACGAGTGTTGCTAGAAATATGCCGCCAAATATTGCTGAAAATGTTGGTGGTAAAATTTACACTTTTGGGTCTTATAGATTAGGTGTACACCATAAAGGTGCTGATATCGATGCGCTGTGTGTTGTACCACGTCATATTTATAGATCAGATTACTTTACCTCATTTTTTGACTTACTTAAACAACAGAAGGAAGTTACTGATTTAAGAGCTGTAGAAGAAGCTTTTGTACCAGTTATTAAAATGAACTTTGATGGCATCGAAATCGATATGTTGTTTGCTAAATTGGCGCTCAAAGAAATACCAGATACtatg gatTTGAGGGATGATATGTTATTGAAGAATTTAGACCAGAAATGTGTAAGAAGTCTTAACGGTTGTCGTGTTACAGATGAAattctgcgactagttccgAACATAGAAAACTTCAGATTAGCACTTCGTGCTATCAAATTATGGGCAAAAc GACATGGAATTTACAGTAATGTCTTAGGATATCTTGGTGGTGTATCTTGGGCGATGCTTGTCGCAAGAACATGTCAATTATATCCAAATGCAGTAGCAGCAACacttattgaaaaattctttttagtATTTTCACGGTGGCAGTGGCCGCAACCAGTATTGCTTAAGCAACCTGACAATGTTAATTTTGGTTTTCCTGTTTGGGATCCAAGG gtAAACATAGCAGACCGACATCATTTAATGCCCATCATAACTCCAGCGTATCCTCAACAAAATTCGACTTTTAACGTATCTGTGTCGACAAGAACGATAATGCAGGAAGCATTTGAAGCTGGTCTATCGGCTACAGAACAAATAATCATGGGAAAAGCAACGTGGGATAAATTATTCGAGCCACcaaatttcttttgtaaataCAAACATTACATTGTACTACTGGCAAAAAGTGCCAGCGCAGAAGATCAACTCGAGTGGTGTGGACTTGTTGAATCTAAAATTCGTCATTTAAtag gtACATTGGAGAGAAATCAACACATTACATTGGCACACGTTAATCCAGAAGGATTTCCACCTTTGAATCCTGAAGAAAGTCGCTATTGTTCAATGTGGTTCATTGGATTACTTTTCGCTAAGTCGGAAAATCTCAATGTCGATCTCACTTATGatattaaatcatttgttGACTCAA ttgaGAAGCAAGCTGAACAATTGAATATGTTGAAAGCCGGTATGTTTATAGAAGCAAAACACGTGAAACGAAAGGAATTACATCATTATGTATCACCCAAGTTATTGAAACGTGAACGAAAA GCATTGTCGCAGATCTCTGGTGCCCGGAATGGTAATATAAGTGGAATATCTCCAAGAAGTCAAGAGCTCTTGAAGAAACGTCGTTCTGATCCAAATGCTGACTCGGAAGGAAAGAAACGCCGTATCGTCGATGGTGAACAACCTATGTCTCAA GGAGATGATAGCAACTCGCTGGTTGACGGCTGTGATGACAGTAATTCTGGATTTAGTTTGGACGAATATAAGCAAAGTTTGTCAACAGGAAAGGAT GAAACATCAAACTCTGGTTCAACTACGTCAACATCTTCAGCAACTCCAGCAGCAACAAAGCCGCCGGTAGTTCAAGAAGTATGTACTTGA